A stretch of Fibrobacter sp. UWR2 DNA encodes these proteins:
- a CDS encoding glycosyltransferase, protein MPEISVVIPVYNTAKFLAQCLDSIVHQTFRDFEAIIVDDGSTDNSIEIARDYASRDSRFHILQQENKGLSEARNTGINIARGEWFTFVDSDDMIAPAFFETLLNAAKAAHADIACGGKVSFGETSEVNMPEGKNSENQNAAPPKARVLTPEDALANALFQNDSPDYSAWGKLYSAKLWQKRRFPPGKFFEDMATIPQVFLDSTSVTFTPGPLYLYRKRASGILATPYTLKKAELFDIAESICSFVRGRGKKLECAAQSNLFSVSCSILKRTPDTEEFADYRAKSWENIKKFRISAIFSTQNRLRNKIAAVISFLGKKNLDSVLRRFA, encoded by the coding sequence ATGCCCGAAATAAGCGTCGTCATACCCGTATACAATACGGCGAAATTCCTTGCACAATGCCTGGACAGTATCGTACACCAGACCTTTAGAGATTTCGAAGCCATCATCGTAGACGACGGTTCGACCGACAATAGCATAGAGATAGCCCGCGACTACGCCAGCCGCGACTCGCGATTCCACATATTGCAACAAGAAAACAAGGGACTTTCCGAAGCAAGGAACACCGGCATCAACATCGCCCGCGGGGAATGGTTTACCTTCGTGGACAGTGACGACATGATTGCGCCGGCATTTTTCGAAACGCTCCTGAATGCGGCAAAGGCGGCCCACGCCGACATCGCCTGCGGGGGGAAAGTTTCGTTCGGCGAAACATCCGAAGTCAATATGCCCGAGGGGAAAAACAGCGAAAACCAGAATGCCGCGCCCCCGAAAGCCCGCGTTCTTACTCCCGAAGATGCGCTTGCAAACGCGCTGTTCCAGAACGACAGCCCGGACTACTCCGCCTGGGGGAAACTGTACTCCGCAAAGCTCTGGCAAAAACGCCGCTTCCCGCCGGGAAAATTCTTCGAGGACATGGCGACCATTCCGCAGGTGTTCCTCGATTCCACAAGCGTCACCTTCACGCCAGGCCCGCTGTACCTTTACCGCAAACGCGCCTCGGGAATTCTCGCCACCCCGTACACCCTGAAGAAGGCGGAACTCTTCGATATCGCCGAAAGCATCTGCTCGTTTGTCCGGGGGCGCGGAAAAAAACTCGAATGCGCCGCCCAAAGCAACCTTTTCAGCGTGAGTTGCAGCATCCTCAAGCGCACCCCCGACACCGAAGAATTTGCGGATTATCGTGCAAAATCGTGGGAAAACATCAAGAAGTTCCGTATAAGCGCGATTTTTAGCACACAAAATAGACTTCGCAATAAAATTGCCGCCGTAATCTCCTTTTTGGGCAAAAAAAACTTAGATAGTGTTCTACGGAGGTTCGCATGA
- the prfB gene encoding peptide chain release factor 2 (programmed frameshift): MAFQTTHTGLIELRSRIDKLWGYLDLEAKTEELYVLEKDSADPNLWNDQEKAQSMMKKIGNLRGILDTWKEVSQNCDDLAELYEMSKAEESADLTATIESDIAALKARIEEMEFKKMLNGPDDACACLMSIHPGAGGTESQDWALMLFRMYTHFFERENMDFKVVDFQEAEDAGLKSATIEVTCENAYGLLRSEIGVHRLVRISPFDANARRHTSFTAVYLYPEHDDIEFDLDMADVRVDTYRSSGAGGQYINKTDSAVRMTHLPTGIMASCQTERSQIQNRETCYKMLKTMVAEHYRLEEEAKRDARMAEKKKVEWGSQIRSYVLQPYQLVKDLRTGVETSDTAGVLDGKIKPFINAYLLSTSEEQK; the protein is encoded by the exons ATGGCCTTCCAGACTACTCACACCGGGCTTATCGAACTGCGCAGCCGTATCGACAAGCTCTGGGGGTATCTT GACTTAGAGGCGAAGACCGAAGAACTTTACGTTCTTGAAAAGGATTCCGCCGACCCGAACCTGTGGAACGATCAAGAAAAAGCGCAGTCGATGATGAAAAAAATCGGCAACCTGCGCGGTATTCTTGATACGTGGAAAGAGGTTTCGCAGAACTGTGACGACCTCGCCGAACTCTACGAGATGAGCAAGGCCGAGGAATCCGCCGATTTGACCGCTACCATCGAATCTGATATTGCCGCCCTCAAGGCGCGTATCGAGGAAATGGAATTCAAGAAGATGCTCAATGGGCCTGACGATGCCTGCGCATGCCTCATGTCCATCCATCCGGGTGCAGGCGGTACCGAGTCGCAGGACTGGGCCCTGATGCTCTTCCGCATGTATACGCACTTCTTTGAACGCGAGAACATGGATTTCAAGGTGGTGGATTTCCAGGAAGCGGAAGACGCCGGCCTCAAGAGTGCTACCATCGAAGTGACCTGCGAGAATGCGTACGGCCTGCTCCGTTCGGAGATTGGCGTGCACCGTCTGGTGCGCATCAGCCCGTTCGACGCGAATGCCCGCCGCCACACGAGCTTTACCGCCGTGTACCTGTACCCTGAACACGACGATATCGAATTTGACCTCGACATGGCCGATGTGCGTGTGGACACCTACCGCAGTAGCGGTGCTGGCGGCCAGTACATCAACAAGACGGATTCCGCGGTGCGCATGACGCATTTGCCTACGGGTATCATGGCGAGCTGCCAGACGGAACGTAGCCAGATACAGAACCGCGAAACCTGTTACAAGATGCTCAAGACGATGGTCGCCGAGCACTACCGCCTGGAAGAAGAAGCCAAGCGCGATGCTCGCATGGCCGAGAAGAAGAAGGTTGAGTGGGGTAGCCAGATCCGCAGCTACGTGCTGCAGCCTTACCAGCTGGTGAAGGACCTGCGTACCGGCGTCGAAACTTCGGATACGGCGGGCGTGCTGGACGGAAAAATCAAGCCGTTCATCAACGCCTACTTGCTGAGCACCAGCGAAGAGCAGAAGTAA
- a CDS encoding viroplasmin family protein, translated as MPKQKFYAIKRPEGGQIVDSWEVCETLVRGEKGVKYKSFSSRAEAEAWLSGEVAEEPKGVRVYVDGSFMPGCDKAGWAFVVIEDGKEIARGSGFTAFAAESRNIDGECMASYQAMRWLDHNDKYATICHDYEGIARWARGEWQAKSNIARQYVAAVKPLLFRVKFEKVAAHTGVKWNEIVDKLAKEAVEKAKKGTEGTNA; from the coding sequence ATGCCTAAGCAGAAATTTTATGCAATCAAGCGCCCCGAGGGGGGGCAAATCGTAGATTCCTGGGAAGTTTGCGAAACGTTGGTCCGTGGGGAGAAGGGCGTCAAGTATAAATCTTTTTCGAGCAGGGCCGAAGCCGAAGCCTGGTTGAGCGGAGAAGTTGCCGAGGAACCCAAGGGTGTCCGCGTGTATGTGGACGGTTCCTTTATGCCCGGTTGCGACAAGGCGGGCTGGGCATTTGTCGTCATCGAAGACGGCAAGGAAATCGCCCGCGGTTCGGGCTTTACCGCATTCGCTGCAGAGAGCAGGAACATTGACGGCGAATGCATGGCAAGTTACCAGGCAATGCGCTGGCTCGACCATAACGACAAGTATGCGACTATTTGCCATGACTACGAGGGCATTGCACGCTGGGCAAGGGGCGAATGGCAGGCCAAGAGCAATATTGCGCGGCAGTACGTGGCGGCGGTAAAGCCGCTCCTTTTCAGGGTGAAGTTCGAGAAGGTCGCCGCACATACCGGCGTCAAGTGGAACGAGATTGTAGATAAACTTGCAAAAGAGGCCGTAGAGAAGGCCAAGAAGGGTACAGAAGGGACAAACGCCTGA
- a CDS encoding MauE/DoxX family redox-associated membrane protein, whose translation MSEVSTKNTKRTVFSAALLVVASLFVAFGVAEISFPESFLTFTDHDWLLDIWPKAYRYNIHVGVAACIICGLLIIPAYKLQKDFAVRALEMLCRIGIGGMFIFASIFKIQDPHQFATLVAQYQFFSALHVDFVNNFFALVYPQFELWFGLAMIFTPFVKESAFAIFWMFVSFIIALAWALWNDLGITCGCFELEGAQDKAEAWTSLIRDLILIWPTLWLAFRKNRSLIGIWRK comes from the coding sequence ATGAGCGAAGTTTCTACAAAGAATACAAAGCGCACCGTCTTCTCGGCAGCCCTCCTCGTTGTCGCAAGCCTGTTTGTCGCCTTCGGCGTTGCCGAAATCAGTTTCCCCGAGAGTTTCCTCACATTTACCGACCACGACTGGCTTCTGGACATCTGGCCCAAGGCATACCGTTACAATATCCATGTGGGTGTCGCGGCCTGCATCATCTGCGGGCTCCTCATTATCCCCGCCTACAAGCTCCAGAAGGATTTCGCCGTCCGCGCACTTGAAATGCTCTGCCGCATCGGCATCGGCGGGATGTTCATCTTCGCCTCCATATTCAAGATTCAGGATCCGCACCAGTTTGCAACACTTGTGGCTCAGTACCAGTTCTTCTCGGCACTGCACGTAGATTTCGTGAACAACTTCTTTGCGCTAGTTTATCCGCAATTTGAACTCTGGTTCGGGCTTGCGATGATTTTCACGCCTTTCGTGAAGGAATCCGCATTCGCCATCTTCTGGATGTTCGTGAGCTTCATCATCGCGCTTGCATGGGCACTCTGGAACGACCTCGGCATCACCTGCGGGTGTTTCGAACTCGAAGGCGCACAGGACAAGGCCGAAGCCTGGACAAGCCTTATCCGCGACCTCATCCTCATCTGGCCCACGCTCTGGCTCGCCTTCCGCAAGAACCGCAGCCTCATCGGCATCTGGCGCAAGTAA
- a CDS encoding PHP domain-containing protein has protein sequence MNRGGPIITESGGYADLHLHTRLSDGTLSVDELLALCKRKGLRCISITDHDNLDSYKLAEDKAKEIGLELIPGIEISAVWQGKDIHILGYFCDPTNLALNMELEDFAKQRIARVKAIIKKLNALGIDISYEKVHSYCKGKVIGRPHIAMSLVDEEYIGNFAEAFTKYLGDGCVAFVEKKGLNPQQTIRLIENAGGIAVLAHPYKSGLSDEFIENMVEWGIKGMEVYSPAQKGAVGRKYKEMALKYGLVGTGGSDFHTESGAYPPGCMKMPYTVVQALKECREKSRAEWF, from the coding sequence GTGAACCGCGGAGGGCCGATCATTACCGAGAGCGGAGGATACGCGGATTTGCACCTGCACACCCGCCTTTCTGACGGCACGCTCTCCGTAGACGAACTCCTTGCTCTTTGCAAACGCAAGGGGCTGCGCTGCATTTCCATCACGGACCACGACAACCTGGATTCCTACAAGCTGGCCGAAGACAAGGCCAAGGAAATCGGGCTCGAGCTCATCCCGGGCATCGAGATTTCGGCCGTATGGCAGGGGAAGGACATTCATATCCTCGGCTACTTCTGCGACCCGACGAACCTCGCCCTGAACATGGAACTTGAGGACTTCGCGAAGCAGCGCATTGCTCGCGTAAAGGCTATCATCAAGAAACTCAATGCGCTCGGCATAGACATATCCTACGAAAAGGTCCACTCCTATTGCAAGGGCAAGGTCATCGGGCGCCCGCACATTGCCATGTCGCTTGTCGACGAGGAATACATCGGGAACTTTGCCGAAGCATTTACCAAGTACCTCGGCGACGGCTGTGTCGCCTTCGTCGAAAAGAAGGGCTTAAACCCGCAGCAGACCATCCGCCTCATCGAAAATGCGGGCGGAATCGCCGTCCTCGCCCACCCTTACAAGTCGGGCCTTTCCGACGAATTCATCGAGAACATGGTGGAATGGGGAATCAAGGGCATGGAAGTCTACAGCCCCGCTCAAAAAGGAGCCGTAGGCCGCAAGTACAAGGAAATGGCCTTAAAATACGGGCTAGTCGGCACAGGCGGTTCGGATTTTCACACCGAAAGCGGCGCCTACCCGCCAGGCTGCATGAAGATGCCCTACACCGTCGTCCAGGCTCTCAAGGAATGCCGCGAGAAATCGCGTGCCGAATGGTTCTAG
- the mfd gene encoding transcription-repair coupling factor: MDLQEFIQDCRIPSLSHFADAGREAIHVNGASVPLASMMVAQRFFEKPGPVLVVAKDYKSAEVWMENLQSLVGEEFVRFFPSIGLKPYEQKVPFEGVVEERLRFFRDAGNLQKPIVAVCPLDALLMKLPKPGGLAQKLRALKVGDVVEPSTLRPWFLDHGFTEQPVVSSVGEFSIRGCIVDVNCFLYPHPIRIEFFGDEIESIRSFDIFTQRSVEAMERVTLYPMGEWTLPDTELAKYNGELAGMWWNRSRYEKLDSSLLDYLPDTSLVFEELSSLAETASRLNQAYDSAFEELRATAVDVIPSGDIWWKFGEISATFPGHASMDITHVEADASNWYSVQSRPQDFASAGTEEVAKKIEDFYAGGGQVYVVAPTPGALARLKHVFTGLPVEDYFVGNLTEGFWLDDDKVAFLTETRIFNRHATKSRKRQIAGSVTTALMVESLNRGDLVAHEDHGVGRYLGLVRVEVNGGLVDCALLEYDGGDRLKFPVSDLQKIERLEPREGEAPKLDRLGSKTWENLKKRVKQKVVQIARDLVELYAKRELVDGFAFPPDGKMQKEFEDAFEYDPTPDQVKATAEIKRDMESRKPMDRLVCGDVGFGKTEVAMRAAFKCITAKKQVAILVPTTILAAQHYENFCDRFAAFPVNIALVNRYKTAKEKREIFKRVSEGKVDIVVGTHALLSEKNQFKDLGLLVIDEEQKFGVKQKEKLRELRMTVDTLSMSATPIPRSLHLSMTGVRDISLINTPPMNRLPVETKLLKRDDVVLAAAIRDELARGGQVFVVNDRVQNINMLAEDVESWVPEARVAVAHGQMNDRDLERVMESFLSKEFDILISTSIIESGLDVPNANTIIIMNAHHFGISQLYQMRGRVGRSSVLAKAFLVIPANSGISQESMRRLKALEQFSDLGSGYQLAMRDLEIRGAGNLLGEEQHGFIAEVGFETYVRLVREAVDALRGGSREKPIQPRVEIGVDAYLPEDYIQDGLTRIGMYQRIARISSSEEVENIRQELADRFGELPVAANMLLLVTEIALHAGRLRMQGIQQRKGILVATFVEFPPIETRVLGEIAGKSSCPMRYVGTSPLQAVFELGAAPAEKMAEKIAELFRGFEDITLTPPKAEPSNPLFQDTNILS; this comes from the coding sequence ATGGATCTTCAGGAATTCATACAGGATTGCCGGATTCCTTCGCTTTCGCACTTTGCGGATGCGGGGCGCGAAGCCATTCATGTGAATGGCGCTTCTGTGCCGCTAGCCTCCATGATGGTGGCTCAGCGATTTTTCGAGAAACCGGGCCCGGTTCTTGTTGTCGCGAAGGATTACAAGAGTGCCGAGGTCTGGATGGAGAACCTCCAGAGCCTCGTGGGCGAGGAGTTTGTTCGCTTTTTCCCGTCGATAGGGCTCAAGCCCTACGAGCAGAAAGTCCCCTTTGAGGGCGTGGTTGAAGAGCGTCTGAGGTTTTTCCGCGATGCAGGAAACTTGCAGAAGCCGATTGTGGCGGTGTGCCCGCTCGATGCCCTGCTTATGAAGTTGCCGAAGCCGGGCGGACTTGCGCAGAAACTGCGCGCGCTGAAGGTGGGTGACGTCGTGGAACCCTCGACACTGCGCCCGTGGTTCCTGGACCACGGATTTACGGAACAGCCGGTCGTGAGTTCGGTGGGCGAGTTCTCCATACGCGGGTGCATCGTGGACGTGAACTGTTTCCTGTATCCGCACCCGATACGTATCGAATTCTTTGGCGACGAGATTGAATCCATCCGCAGTTTCGATATCTTCACGCAGCGCTCCGTCGAGGCGATGGAACGCGTGACGCTTTACCCGATGGGGGAATGGACTCTCCCGGATACGGAACTCGCGAAATACAACGGCGAACTTGCAGGCATGTGGTGGAACCGTAGCCGTTACGAGAAACTGGATTCCTCCCTGCTCGATTACTTGCCGGATACAAGCCTCGTGTTCGAGGAACTCTCTTCGCTTGCCGAGACGGCTTCCCGCCTGAACCAGGCTTACGATAGTGCTTTTGAGGAATTGCGTGCCACGGCGGTGGACGTCATCCCGTCGGGCGATATCTGGTGGAAATTCGGCGAGATTTCAGCGACATTCCCGGGGCATGCCTCGATGGATATCACGCATGTGGAGGCCGATGCTTCCAACTGGTACAGCGTGCAGTCTCGCCCGCAGGATTTTGCCAGCGCGGGTACAGAAGAAGTCGCCAAGAAAATCGAGGACTTTTATGCCGGCGGTGGGCAGGTCTATGTGGTCGCGCCGACCCCGGGCGCATTGGCCCGCTTAAAACACGTCTTTACCGGACTGCCTGTTGAGGATTACTTTGTCGGAAACCTTACTGAAGGTTTTTGGCTCGATGACGACAAGGTCGCCTTCCTTACGGAAACGCGTATTTTTAACCGCCATGCGACAAAATCGCGCAAGCGCCAGATTGCAGGCTCGGTGACGACCGCCTTGATGGTGGAATCGCTCAACCGCGGCGACCTGGTGGCGCACGAGGACCACGGTGTGGGCCGTTACCTCGGGCTTGTGCGCGTGGAGGTGAACGGCGGCCTTGTGGACTGCGCCTTGCTGGAATACGACGGCGGTGACCGCCTCAAGTTCCCGGTATCGGACTTGCAGAAAATTGAGAGGCTCGAACCGCGCGAAGGCGAAGCGCCGAAACTCGACCGCCTTGGCAGCAAGACGTGGGAAAACCTCAAGAAGCGCGTCAAGCAGAAGGTGGTGCAGATTGCGCGCGACCTCGTGGAACTCTATGCGAAGCGTGAATTGGTAGACGGCTTTGCGTTCCCGCCCGATGGCAAGATGCAGAAGGAATTCGAGGATGCCTTCGAGTACGACCCGACACCCGACCAGGTGAAGGCTACCGCCGAAATCAAGCGGGACATGGAAAGCAGGAAGCCGATGGACCGCCTTGTCTGCGGCGATGTTGGCTTTGGCAAGACGGAAGTTGCCATGCGCGCCGCCTTCAAGTGCATTACCGCGAAAAAGCAGGTGGCGATACTCGTGCCGACGACAATCCTTGCGGCGCAGCATTACGAGAACTTCTGCGACCGCTTTGCTGCCTTCCCGGTGAATATCGCGCTTGTAAACCGCTACAAGACGGCGAAGGAAAAACGTGAGATTTTCAAGCGGGTTTCCGAAGGGAAGGTTGACATTGTCGTCGGTACGCATGCACTCCTGAGCGAGAAGAACCAGTTCAAGGACTTGGGCCTGCTCGTGATTGACGAAGAGCAGAAGTTTGGCGTGAAGCAGAAGGAAAAGTTGCGCGAGCTCCGCATGACGGTTGATACGCTCAGTATGAGCGCTACACCGATTCCGCGTTCGCTGCACCTGAGCATGACGGGCGTGCGCGATATTTCGCTTATCAATACGCCCCCGATGAACCGCCTGCCGGTAGAGACAAAACTCCTGAAGCGCGACGACGTGGTGTTGGCGGCTGCCATCCGCGACGAACTTGCGCGCGGCGGCCAGGTGTTCGTGGTGAACGACCGCGTGCAGAACATCAACATGCTGGCTGAAGATGTGGAATCGTGGGTGCCGGAAGCCCGCGTCGCGGTTGCCCACGGGCAGATGAATGACCGCGACCTGGAACGCGTGATGGAAAGTTTCCTCTCGAAGGAATTCGATATCCTGATAAGCACGAGCATTATTGAATCCGGCCTGGATGTTCCGAATGCGAATACGATTATCATCATGAACGCGCATCACTTTGGCATAAGCCAGCTTTACCAGATGCGCGGGCGCGTGGGCCGCAGCAGCGTGCTGGCGAAGGCCTTCCTCGTGATACCGGCGAATAGCGGCATATCGCAGGAATCCATGCGCAGGCTCAAGGCTCTCGAGCAGTTCAGCGACCTCGGCAGCGGTTACCAGTTGGCGATGCGCGACCTCGAGATTCGCGGGGCAGGCAACCTGCTCGGCGAAGAACAGCACGGCTTTATCGCCGAGGTCGGCTTCGAGACGTATGTGCGTCTCGTGCGCGAGGCGGTGGACGCCTTGCGCGGCGGCTCGAGGGAAAAGCCGATTCAGCCTCGAGTGGAAATCGGCGTGGATGCCTACCTGCCCGAAGACTACATCCAGGATGGCCTCACGCGCATCGGGATGTACCAGCGTATTGCCCGCATTTCCAGTTCCGAGGAAGTCGAGAATATTCGTCAGGAACTGGCAGACCGCTTCGGTGAGCTGCCGGTGGCTGCAAACATGCTCCTGCTGGTCACGGAAATCGCGCTTCACGCAGGGCGCCTCCGCATGCAGGGGATCCAGCAGCGCAAGGGAATCCTTGTGGCGACGTTTGTGGAATTCCCGCCCATCGAGACGCGCGTGCTCGGCGAAATTGCGGGCAAGAGCTCTTGCCCCATGCGTTATGTGGGCACGTCGCCTCTGCAGGCTGTTTTTGAACTGGGTGCAGCCCCCGCCGAGAAGATGGCCGAAAAGATTGCGGAACTCTTCCGCGGTTTCGAGGACATCACGCTTACGCCGCCGAAGGCCGAACCTTCGAACCCGCTCTTTCAGGACACGAATATCCTGAGCTAG
- a CDS encoding peptidylprolyl isomerase, whose product MSIKLVSRSLLAVAMAAGIASAQLLNSKNMDVIRVEKTGFSAGRIDSLTQALALQQFQGKKVNDETMTQVRYAVIDNLVGQELVKLECKKQGIKVPAARVDSLATLFKKQFPSEDVFQKQLKQSGQTMAQFREKIEDQLKSEELLKKKVPFPPDPTEEKKKAFWELNKDKAVINDSISGARIWVSTKGKKAQEINDTKDMLKGLAAQVRTKKATFAQLAAIYSEDKDAKKTGGMMPKFTAKSKGDAFVKAVNKIKVGEITDVITDKDGVYIFMLAERNDGKYESYKVQIEYYLRLQAEQERQMKLKAYLDELAKVYKVQYLDKKYTPPQAIGGK is encoded by the coding sequence ATGTCTATTAAACTTGTTTCTCGTAGTTTACTTGCCGTGGCCATGGCTGCGGGTATTGCCTCCGCACAGCTTCTCAATAGCAAGAACATGGACGTAATCCGTGTCGAAAAGACGGGCTTTTCTGCCGGCCGTATCGACAGCTTGACCCAGGCGCTTGCCCTCCAGCAGTTCCAGGGCAAGAAGGTGAACGACGAAACCATGACCCAGGTCCGCTATGCGGTGATTGACAACCTCGTGGGCCAGGAACTCGTGAAACTCGAATGCAAGAAGCAGGGCATCAAGGTGCCTGCCGCACGTGTGGATAGCCTCGCTACGCTCTTCAAGAAGCAGTTCCCGAGCGAAGACGTGTTCCAGAAGCAGCTCAAGCAGAGCGGCCAGACGATGGCCCAGTTCCGCGAAAAGATTGAAGACCAGCTCAAGAGCGAAGAACTCCTGAAGAAGAAGGTCCCGTTCCCGCCGGACCCGACCGAAGAGAAGAAGAAGGCCTTCTGGGAATTGAACAAGGATAAGGCCGTCATTAACGACTCCATCAGCGGGGCCCGTATTTGGGTCTCGACGAAGGGCAAGAAGGCTCAGGAAATCAACGACACGAAGGATATGCTCAAGGGCCTTGCCGCCCAGGTGCGCACCAAGAAGGCTACGTTTGCCCAGCTCGCCGCTATTTACAGCGAAGACAAGGATGCCAAGAAGACGGGCGGCATGATGCCGAAGTTTACCGCCAAGAGCAAGGGTGATGCCTTTGTGAAGGCAGTGAACAAGATCAAGGTTGGCGAAATTACCGACGTCATCACCGACAAGGACGGCGTGTACATCTTTATGCTTGCCGAACGCAACGATGGCAAGTACGAAAGCTACAAGGTGCAGATTGAATACTACCTGCGACTCCAGGCCGAACAGGAACGCCAGATGAAGCTCAAGGCTTACCTCGACGAACTTGCCAAGGTCTACAAGGTCCAGTACCTCGACAAGAAGTACACTCCTCCGCAGGCTATCGGGGGCAAGTAA
- a CDS encoding TatD family hydrolase: MEYFDNHIHITRLPRSLEMARELHERGYKYMAVACEPWEWKAVKELWEKASAEGWQNGCGFSFGVHPMVAADVACKLRDSSSDECWPEMRRLLKEFPDAQVGEAGLDKRYAGYEPGGIQEEVFRMQAKMALELGRDLQIHCVGDYGRVVKILREVGFSCVAGEKCAAGIKRSRPVFHRFGGDAGIVKAGRALGAIFSIHADSFRKKATREALALIPAESLRFETDADETFVASHGLKDSDSPKDVAKALESALRDVFTRFSPTRE, from the coding sequence ATGGAATATTTCGACAACCATATCCACATTACAAGGCTCCCCCGCTCCCTAGAAATGGCCAGGGAGCTCCACGAACGGGGCTACAAGTACATGGCCGTGGCGTGCGAACCGTGGGAATGGAAAGCCGTGAAGGAACTATGGGAAAAGGCCTCTGCCGAAGGGTGGCAAAATGGTTGCGGATTCTCGTTCGGGGTGCACCCGATGGTCGCAGCAGATGTTGCATGCAAACTCCGGGACAGTTCTTCTGATGAATGCTGGCCGGAAATGCGCCGCCTGCTAAAAGAGTTCCCAGACGCCCAGGTCGGCGAGGCGGGCCTCGACAAGCGATACGCAGGCTACGAACCAGGCGGCATCCAAGAAGAAGTCTTCCGCATGCAGGCGAAAATGGCTCTCGAACTCGGGCGCGATTTGCAAATCCACTGCGTGGGCGACTATGGGCGCGTGGTCAAGATTTTGCGGGAAGTCGGGTTTTCATGCGTTGCAGGAGAAAAATGCGCCGCAGGCATTAAACGGTCACGCCCCGTATTCCACAGGTTCGGCGGGGACGCGGGCATCGTGAAGGCGGGCCGGGCGCTGGGCGCAATATTCTCCATTCACGCAGATTCATTCCGCAAGAAGGCGACGCGGGAAGCCCTTGCGCTTATCCCGGCAGAAAGCTTGCGGTTCGAGACCGATGCAGACGAAACGTTTGTCGCTTCACATGGGTTAAAGGACTCCGACTCGCCCAAGGATGTCGCAAAGGCGCTCGAAAGTGCGCTCAGAGACGTTTTCACAAGATTCTCGCCTACGCGAGAATGA